One genomic window of Cricetulus griseus strain 17A/GY chromosome 3, alternate assembly CriGri-PICRH-1.0, whole genome shotgun sequence includes the following:
- the LOC100764715 gene encoding olfactory receptor 52D1, whose product MELDPALLNLSQTLSGPGPFVLLGVPGLEGLHAWLSVPVCLLYLASLVGNTLLLGLVAVDKTLQAPMYQLLGLLAAADLILATSTVPKALAVLWGLSDQISFGGCLAQLFVAHVAFIAESSVLLAMAVDRYVAICQPLRYGALLSQRVVGTVAVAAVTRGACVMAPPVILLQRLPYCGHRVLPHTYCEHMGVARLACGDTRPNIWYGLATTLLSPALDLGLIGASYALILRAVCRLPSPGARHKTLGTCGAHAGVIVLFYTPALFSFLAHRFGHHTVPRHIHILLANLYVVVPPALNPVVYGVRTKQITQRLRHLLRRMRKVGADSQTIPHTLSV is encoded by the coding sequence ATGGAGCTGGACCCTGCACTGCTCAACCTCAGTCAGACActttctgggcctgggccctttgTCCTGCTGGGTGTGCCAGGACTGGAGGGCCTGCATGCCTGGCTttctgtgcctgtgtgcctgctgTACCTAGCATCTTTGGTAGGGAATACACTCCTCCTGGGACTGGTGGCAGTTGACAAAACCCTTCAGGCTCCCATGTACCAGCTTCTGGGGCTTCTGGCGGCTGCTGACTTGATTTTGGCCACATCCACAGTACCTAAAGCTCTAGCTGTGCTCTGGGGCTTGTCAGACCAAATCTCCTTCGGGGGCTGTTTAGCTCAGCTCTTTGTTGCTCATGTGGCTTTCATTGCTGAATCCTCAGTGCTGCTGGCCATGGCAGtggaccgctatgtggccatctgccagCCTCTACGTTATGGGGCTTTGCTGAGCCAGCGCGTGGTGGGTACAGTGGCTGTAGCAGCTGTGACTCGTGGTGCCTGTGTCATGGCACCCCCTGTGATCCTTCTGCAGAGACTTCCTTACTGTGGGCATCGGGTCTTGCCTCACACATACTGCGAGCACATGGGTGTGGCTCGTCTAGCATGTGGTGACACACGTCCCAACATCTGGTATGGATTGGCTACCACAttgctctctccagccctggatctAGGGCTCATAGGTGCTTCTTATGCCCTCATACTCCGTGCTGTCTGTCGCTTGCCATCCCCTGGTGCCCGCCACAAGACCTTGGGTACATGTGGGGCCCATGCTGGTGTCATTGTTCTCTTCTACACACctgctctcttttccttcctggcTCACCGTTTCGGCCACCACACAGTTCCCAGGCACATCCATATTTTATTGGCTAATCTCTATGTGGTAGTTCCTCCAGCACTTAATCCTGTGGTCTATGGAGTTCGCACAAAGCAGATCACTCAGAGGCTTAGGCACTTGCTTCGAAGAATGAGAAAGGTGGGTGCCGACAGTCAAACCATACCACACACTTTATCTGTGTGA